In Candidatus Afararchaeum irisae, a single window of DNA contains:
- a CDS encoding metallophosphoesterase has translation MEKVVITSDTHLREYDHSVPVDDADYVVHAGDFVSEEVYDGFVSDSDSLVAVHGNADDDALKTSLPRRRVFEVEGLRVGVLHGHRISSSHELEYAGMETDSDLVVYGHSHTPSFSSRSVDLLNPGSPTRPRGSPPTYAEIEVEDGDYEGGVVSLESRSRETLIELSG, from the coding sequence ATGGAGAAGGTAGTCATCACATCCGACACACATCTCAGGGAGTACGACCACTCCGTCCCGGTCGACGACGCCGACTACGTCGTCCACGCGGGCGACTTCGTCTCCGAGGAGGTCTACGACGGCTTCGTCTCCGACTCCGACAGCTTAGTGGCTGTACACGGAAACGCCGACGACGACGCCTTAAAGACGAGCCTTCCGAGGAGACGTGTCTTCGAGGTCGAAGGGCTCCGCGTTGGAGTACTCCACGGACACCGTATCTCGTCGTCACACGAACTCGAGTACGCCGGTATGGAGACCGACTCCGACCTCGTAGTCTACGGACACTCCCACACCCCGTCTTTCTCGTCTCGCAGTGTGGATCTTCTCAACCCCGGAAGTCCGACGCGTCCCCGGGGATCGCCTCCCACCTACGCCGAGATAGAAGTAGAAGACGGCGACTACGAGGGCGGGGTCGTGAGTCTCGAAAGCCGAAGCCGTGAGACACTCATAGAGCTCTCGGGCTAA
- a CDS encoding AAA domain-containing protein has translation MSEGETPDGDTAVEVEGERLCLRGDWSETAGVAEEGDEILVTDVARDGRGGYTTTTDSYVVVEPDYLVNVTDIRSWVECPRLYYLNKLTGVPLKYEVIRGTVVHRVFGDLLRGVDLEDAVEDRVEEVGLELGLLGRDAGEVKREVEEHARGIESWLEQTALVDDSWRSEKTLLSEKFGIKGRSDAVRRGTPVELKTGKNSSGDARFKDKVQAASYCLLLREKGREVDSATVLYTRNAARNEPVARDFRVTKGLLDFVVRTRNEIAAAEKRNKSPTGETSNLRCSSCFEQDTCMVVSGKLDQESKAGKIGEPLPENERDYFEEVTSFIEKERQSVHDEFAKLWRQSPEERAEDDRALVDLKPVGKSEVGGKWELRAERLSDGVSKIREGDTVLASDGDPIRGDAEIGRVERLGEEVVVTTDEPVDLRRIDVYPSEINVDRLLNSLHDFVLKSEPRKKKVFLGDADPGFDDSWEEYVPNNERQNEAVNLGVNARDLAVIHGPPGTGKTYTIAHLVRALVRDGQRVLVSALTNRAVDNVLEAVEEQGYDGFVRFGTESGVTDSMTEYRVEHRGDPDERAEELLRADVVGATTSSCSSRVMREQEFDVAVVDEASQLTEPETLAAVSLAEKFVLVGDHHQLPPVTADGAPSAFERLTETYPEATVMLDRQYRMSQRIQAYSSREFYDGGLYPAHREVAAQSPEDIDGVDPGSLPDEIQSPVSFVNVEGEQEGNTNTEEADKVARIVDGLLDAGVDGSDIGVIAPFRAQVAAIKPRVDGSVAVDTVDRFQGSSKEVVVVSFVATGSLESPVFDDYRRLNVALTRAKKSLVLVGDESALRDDGLYSRMVEWADRSYSD, from the coding sequence GTGAGTGAGGGCGAGACACCCGACGGAGACACAGCTGTCGAGGTCGAGGGAGAGAGGCTATGTCTGAGGGGCGACTGGTCGGAGACCGCCGGGGTAGCCGAGGAGGGCGACGAGATACTCGTCACAGACGTAGCGAGAGACGGAAGAGGCGGATACACGACGACCACCGACTCGTACGTCGTCGTCGAGCCCGACTACCTCGTCAATGTCACGGATATCCGTTCGTGGGTCGAATGTCCGCGTCTCTACTACCTCAACAAGCTAACGGGAGTACCGCTTAAGTACGAGGTGATACGTGGTACTGTCGTACACAGAGTCTTCGGAGACCTTCTTAGGGGCGTCGATCTCGAAGACGCAGTCGAAGACAGGGTCGAGGAAGTCGGTCTCGAACTCGGTCTCCTCGGACGTGACGCGGGAGAGGTGAAACGGGAGGTCGAGGAGCACGCCCGCGGCATAGAGTCGTGGCTCGAACAGACAGCACTCGTCGACGACTCGTGGAGGAGCGAGAAGACGCTTCTGAGCGAGAAGTTCGGCATCAAGGGGAGATCCGACGCCGTGAGACGCGGAACCCCCGTCGAGCTAAAGACGGGGAAGAACAGTTCGGGAGACGCGCGGTTCAAGGACAAGGTACAGGCGGCTTCTTACTGTCTTCTTCTGAGGGAGAAGGGCAGAGAAGTCGACTCGGCGACAGTCCTCTACACGCGAAACGCCGCACGCAACGAGCCCGTCGCAAGAGACTTCCGTGTCACGAAGGGACTTCTCGACTTTGTGGTGAGGACGAGGAACGAGATAGCCGCCGCCGAGAAACGGAACAAGTCTCCGACGGGAGAGACGTCGAACCTGCGGTGTAGCTCGTGTTTCGAGCAAGACACATGTATGGTAGTCTCGGGAAAGCTCGACCAGGAGTCGAAGGCGGGTAAGATAGGCGAGCCGCTCCCCGAAAACGAGAGGGATTACTTCGAGGAGGTTACGTCGTTCATAGAGAAAGAGAGACAGTCGGTACACGACGAGTTCGCTAAGCTCTGGAGACAGTCTCCCGAGGAGAGGGCTGAAGACGACCGCGCGCTCGTCGACCTCAAACCCGTGGGAAAGTCGGAGGTAGGGGGTAAGTGGGAGCTAAGAGCCGAGAGACTCTCGGACGGCGTCTCGAAGATACGTGAGGGTGACACCGTATTAGCGAGCGACGGCGACCCTATACGTGGAGACGCCGAGATAGGACGTGTCGAGAGGCTCGGCGAGGAGGTCGTCGTGACCACAGACGAGCCCGTAGACCTCAGACGGATAGACGTCTATCCCTCGGAGATAAACGTCGACCGTCTCCTCAACTCCCTCCACGACTTCGTCCTCAAGTCGGAGCCGAGGAAGAAGAAGGTCTTTCTTGGAGACGCAGACCCCGGCTTCGACGACTCGTGGGAGGAGTACGTCCCGAACAACGAGAGACAGAACGAGGCTGTCAACCTGGGCGTCAACGCGCGTGACCTCGCTGTAATACACGGTCCTCCGGGGACGGGAAAGACCTACACGATAGCACATCTCGTGCGCGCTCTCGTGAGAGACGGTCAGAGGGTACTCGTCTCGGCACTCACCAACCGCGCCGTCGACAACGTACTCGAAGCAGTCGAGGAACAGGGCTACGACGGCTTCGTGCGTTTCGGCACCGAGTCGGGAGTCACAGACTCGATGACGGAGTACAGGGTAGAACACAGAGGAGACCCCGACGAGAGGGCGGAGGAGCTTCTACGTGCCGACGTCGTGGGGGCGACCACGTCGTCGTGTTCTTCGCGCGTTATGAGGGAACAGGAGTTCGACGTCGCAGTCGTCGACGAGGCGTCTCAGCTTACCGAACCCGAGACGCTCGCAGCCGTGAGCTTAGCCGAGAAGTTCGTCCTCGTAGGCGACCACCACCAGCTACCGCCCGTGACAGCCGACGGAGCACCCTCGGCTTTCGAACGTCTAACCGAGACGTACCCCGAGGCGACAGTGATGCTCGACCGCCAGTACAGGATGTCACAGAGGATACAGGCGTACTCGTCACGTGAGTTCTACGACGGAGGTCTTTATCCCGCACACCGCGAGGTGGCGGCACAGTCGCCCGAAGATATAGACGGTGTCGACCCCGGGAGTCTCCCCGACGAGATACAGAGTCCCGTCTCGTTCGTGAACGTCGAAGGCGAACAGGAAGGAAACACGAACACGGAAGAGGCGGACAAAGTAGCGCGTATCGTCGACGGTCTCTTAGACGCCGGCGTCGACGGTTCCGACATAGGTGTGATAGCCCCCTTCAGGGCACAGGTCGCCGCGATAAAACCCAGGGTAGACGGCTCGGTAGCAGTCGACACAGTCGACAGGTTCCAGGGTTCGAGCAAGGAAGTCGTCGTCGTCTCTTTCGTCGCGACGGGGAGCCTCGAAAGCCCAGTCTTCGATGACTACAGACGTCTCAACGTAGCTCTGACACGTGCGAAGAAGTCGCTCGTCCTAGTCGGCGACGAGTCGGCTCTGCGTGACGACGGTCTCTACTCACGCATGGTCGAGTGGGCGGACAGGTCTTACTCAGATTAA
- a CDS encoding ZIP family metal transporter → MRSRLGYIGLVSLVALSALGAASGMWKLIGISWVAFGIMVVGGFISERSDTTDPMNLVWGYGLSGGAMVTSASIFLVSSAINHDPIYGGIGIASGIIGGYAGHNIRHRLAHVDLPVERTTAEISVHSVSAGVIIGIVYGNMPSLGPLLGLSIVSHKGPAGYAVAHRLREADLPVSALMLPASGVGIAGIISGFLSLPNIPEVNGLVFGFASGIFLHAAMDFLPPCETEGEIYEVAAARGKGHEYLDKLRDHALISTVIGGVVVLLGRLVLG, encoded by the coding sequence ATGAGATCGAGACTCGGATACATAGGACTCGTAAGCCTTGTGGCTCTGTCGGCTCTCGGAGCCGCGAGCGGGATGTGGAAGCTGATAGGAATTTCGTGGGTAGCCTTCGGAATAATGGTGGTCGGCGGCTTCATATCCGAGAGGAGCGACACCACAGATCCCATGAACTTGGTCTGGGGTTATGGGCTCTCAGGAGGAGCGATGGTCACGAGTGCGTCGATATTCCTTGTCTCGTCGGCTATAAACCACGACCCCATCTACGGAGGTATCGGAATTGCCTCCGGAATAATCGGCGGCTACGCGGGGCACAACATAAGACACAGGCTCGCCCACGTCGACCTACCCGTCGAACGCACTACAGCAGAGATCTCGGTGCATTCGGTCTCGGCGGGCGTCATAATAGGCATAGTCTACGGAAACATGCCGTCCCTCGGACCTCTCCTGGGTCTCTCGATAGTCTCACACAAGGGTCCCGCGGGGTATGCGGTCGCCCACCGTCTGAGGGAGGCGGATCTCCCAGTCTCGGCTCTGATGCTTCCGGCGTCGGGGGTCGGAATAGCCGGAATAATATCGGGCTTTCTCAGTCTGCCTAACATACCCGAGGTAAACGGTCTCGTCTTCGGCTTCGCCTCGGGGATATTCCTACACGCAGCGATGGACTTCCTCCCACCGTGTGAGACGGAGGGCGAGATATACGAGGTCGCCGCAGCACGCGGAAAGGGACACGAGTACCTCGACAAGCTACGTGACCACGCCCTGATAAGCACAGTTATAGGAGGAGTCGTCGTCCTACTCGGACGTCTCGTCTTAGGCTAA
- a CDS encoding YigZ family protein: MTYTTVGDDTVASSFEVDGSEFIGHVSRAETVDSAEEFVETVEERHPDATHNVSAYRVDPNDPVREKYDDDGEPSGSAGKPVLNVLQKEDLRNVVAVVTRYYGGTKLGYGGLVRAYTKAVKDSLEKADTVDEKPRQTAVVEVGYDDLGDVNSVLDSSGFDSDYEAEYAETVTFEVRVPVESTEELYDRLRSATSGRVKIEVRSGSR, translated from the coding sequence ATGACCTACACGACGGTAGGAGACGACACGGTCGCCTCGTCTTTCGAGGTGGACGGATCGGAGTTCATAGGACACGTCTCGCGTGCCGAGACTGTCGACTCCGCCGAGGAGTTCGTCGAGACGGTCGAGGAGAGACATCCCGACGCGACACACAACGTCTCGGCGTACCGTGTCGATCCGAACGATCCCGTCCGTGAGAAGTACGACGACGACGGCGAGCCCTCGGGTTCTGCGGGAAAGCCCGTCCTCAACGTCCTCCAAAAAGAGGATCTACGTAACGTCGTCGCTGTGGTCACGAGGTACTACGGAGGAACCAAGTTAGGATACGGCGGTCTCGTGAGGGCGTACACCAAGGCAGTCAAGGACAGTCTCGAAAAAGCCGACACAGTCGACGAAAAGCCGCGTCAGACAGCCGTCGTTGAGGTCGGATACGACGACTTGGGAGACGTCAACTCTGTTCTCGACTCGTCGGGGTTCGACTCCGACTACGAAGCCGAGTACGCCGAGACGGTGACCTTCGAGGTTCGCGTCCCCGTTGAGTCGACCGAGGAACTCTACGACCGTCTGAGGTCAGCCACGAGCGGGCGCGTCAAGATAGAGGTTAGAAGTGGAAGTCGATAA
- a CDS encoding ribbon-helix-helix domain-containing protein yields MSNADANPDRGDPEMTTITLKIPQAFLDDLDATWRAEDFPSRSEFIRWALRDAVMHPEFSRAGWKDIALSEHQRRTGEGHTYSSDEIRGETDGSDDTE; encoded by the coding sequence ATGTCTAACGCCGACGCCAACCCAGACCGAGGGGATCCCGAGATGACGACTATTACCTTGAAGATTCCTCAGGCTTTTCTCGACGACCTCGATGCGACTTGGCGCGCTGAGGACTTCCCGTCACGGAGTGAGTTCATACGTTGGGCACTCCGTGACGCTGTGATGCATCCCGAGTTCTCACGCGCAGGCTGGAAAGACATCGCTCTCAGCGAACACCAGCGACGAACCGGGGAAGGACATACCTACAGTAGCGACGAAATCCGGGGCGAAACCGACGGTTCAGATGACACCGAGTGA